The following are from one region of the Acidimicrobiales bacterium genome:
- the ssb gene encoding single-stranded DNA-binding protein has protein sequence MSNGNNVTLVGNITRDPELRFTPTGQATASFGLAVNRRWQNRQTQEWEEATSFFDVVCWREMAENASESLVRGSRVLVTGRLDQRSWENAEGERRSKIEVVADEIGPSLRWATAQVTKNERRGPGGGDGGSGGGGGGSPRPVAASQSSGYDHSEEPF, from the coding sequence ATGTCGAATGGCAACAACGTCACCCTGGTTGGAAACATCACGCGCGATCCGGAGCTGCGGTTCACCCCGACGGGGCAGGCCACCGCGTCCTTCGGCCTCGCCGTCAACCGACGCTGGCAGAACCGCCAGACCCAGGAATGGGAGGAGGCCACATCCTTCTTCGACGTCGTCTGCTGGCGGGAGATGGCCGAGAACGCCAGCGAGAGCCTCGTCCGGGGCTCCCGGGTGCTCGTCACTGGTCGGCTCGACCAGCGCAGCTGGGAGAACGCCGAAGGTGAGCGGCGATCGAAGATAGAGGTGGTGGCCGACGAGATCGGTCCGAGCCTGCGCTGGGCGACGGCCCAGGTCACCAAGAACGAGCGTCGGGGCCCCGGCGGCGGTGACGGCGGCTCCGGAGGTGGCGGGGGCGGGAGCCCCCGCCCCGTCGCCGCCAGCCAGTCCTCTGGTTACGACCACAGCGAGGAGCCCTTCTGA
- a CDS encoding PadR family transcriptional regulator has protein sequence MAILGLLKEQELHGYQLKKLLGETLGPLSSVSFGSLYPALARLEAAGAVKGVEANRPIASIPMTGSLGGERAAYRARGVIRGSRGKKVYGITEQGQRLFEELLVADAQSDGDDRSFTLRLAFARHLPPEGRLGLLERRRAQLVQRLAKTRQTIKAGRQRLDAYTRSLVEHNTETTERDISWLDRLIAAERSSARRGEQTPAERRRQAAETEDNR, from the coding sequence ATGGCCATCCTCGGCCTGCTGAAGGAACAGGAGCTCCACGGCTACCAGCTCAAGAAGCTGCTCGGCGAGACGCTCGGGCCGCTGTCGAGCGTCTCGTTCGGCTCCCTCTATCCCGCCCTCGCCCGTCTCGAGGCTGCCGGCGCGGTGAAGGGGGTCGAGGCCAACCGACCCATCGCCAGCATTCCCATGACGGGCTCGCTCGGCGGAGAACGCGCCGCCTACCGGGCCCGGGGCGTGATCAGAGGCAGCCGGGGGAAGAAGGTCTACGGGATCACCGAGCAGGGTCAGCGATTGTTCGAAGAACTGCTGGTGGCCGATGCCCAGTCGGACGGTGACGATCGCAGCTTCACTCTTCGGCTCGCCTTCGCCCGTCACCTGCCGCCAGAGGGGCGGCTGGGCCTGCTCGAACGAAGGCGGGCCCAGCTGGTCCAGCGACTCGCCAAGACGCGCCAGACGATCAAGGCCGGGCGCCAACGCCTGGACGCCTATACGCGCTCCCTCGTGGAGCACAACACCGAGACGACCGAGCGGGACATCTCATGGCTCGATCGCCTCATCGCCGCCGAGCGCAGCTCGGCCCGACGTGGGGAGCAGACGCCAGCCGAGCGACGTCGGCAGGCCGCCGAGACGGAGGACAACCGATGA
- the panB gene encoding 3-methyl-2-oxobutanoate hydroxymethyltransferase: MAEEGTVPAVRSRKRATGSPPLVMVTAYDAPTARIADQGGVDLILVGDSLAMVVLGYDDTLHVTVDDMAHHVAAVRRAGPRPLVVADLPWMSYHVDEADTVRNGAALVRAGAQAVKLEGGRRRARMVAALADAEIPVMGHLGLTPQSMHVMGGFTVQAREAEAARSLLADARALQDAGCFALVLEGIPDVVAGMVTEAVEIPTVGIGAGPWCDGQVLVFHDLVGLEDRKAPKFVRRYASLATDAAAAVTSFAADVRAGRFPADAESYHLKDEVAASLWSAAQPRRPAGEVVPVGTGKRESSGAGRDRR, from the coding sequence ATGGCTGAGGAAGGGACCGTTCCCGCCGTACGATCGCGCAAGCGGGCGACGGGGAGCCCACCGTTGGTGATGGTCACCGCGTATGACGCGCCAACGGCGCGCATTGCCGATCAAGGGGGCGTCGATCTGATCCTCGTCGGCGATTCTCTCGCGATGGTCGTCCTGGGCTACGACGACACGTTGCACGTGACCGTCGACGACATGGCGCACCACGTGGCCGCGGTGAGGCGGGCGGGGCCCCGGCCTCTCGTCGTGGCCGACCTGCCGTGGATGAGCTATCACGTCGACGAGGCCGACACCGTGCGCAACGGTGCCGCCCTCGTTCGGGCGGGGGCCCAGGCGGTCAAGCTGGAAGGAGGGCGTCGCCGCGCTCGCATGGTGGCCGCCCTGGCCGATGCGGAGATCCCGGTCATGGGGCACCTGGGTCTGACTCCCCAGTCCATGCACGTGATGGGGGGATTCACGGTCCAGGCCCGCGAGGCCGAAGCGGCGAGGAGCCTCCTCGCCGACGCCCGTGCCCTTCAGGACGCCGGCTGCTTCGCTCTCGTGCTGGAGGGCATACCGGATGTCGTCGCCGGAATGGTGACCGAGGCCGTGGAGATCCCCACCGTCGGGATCGGCGCCGGCCCCTGGTGCGACGGCCAGGTGCTGGTGTTCCACGACCTCGTTGGCCTGGAGGACCGCAAGGCTCCGAAGTTCGTCCGCCGCTACGCCTCGCTCGCGACTGATGCCGCGGCCGCGGTCACGTCCTTCGCCGCCGATGTTCGGGCTGGACGCTTCCCCGCCGACGCCGAGAGCTATCACCTGAAGGATGAGGTGGCGGCCAGTCTGTGGTCAGCGGCCCAGCCCCGGCGCCCGGCCGGCGAGGTCGTCCCCGTCGGCACCGGCAAGAGGGAGTCCTCAGGCGCCGGCCGCGACCGGCGGTGA
- the rpsF gene encoding 30S ribosomal protein S6: MRPYEVMIILDASLEEDAIRAVIDRATEIIQSRGGNLARVDRWGKRRFAYELDHRWEGYYILLEITAEPAALTELARVLSLTDEVLRHKVIRLPDRVAGLVGPGARTGAKAEAS, translated from the coding sequence GTGCGGCCCTACGAAGTCATGATCATCCTCGACGCCAGCCTGGAGGAAGATGCCATCCGGGCGGTCATCGACCGGGCCACCGAGATCATCCAGTCCCGCGGGGGCAACCTCGCCCGGGTCGACCGGTGGGGCAAGCGCCGTTTCGCCTACGAGCTCGACCATCGCTGGGAGGGTTACTACATCCTCCTGGAGATCACGGCCGAGCCGGCGGCGTTGACCGAGCTTGCCCGGGTGCTCTCCCTCACTGACGAAGTGCTTCGTCACAAGGTCATACGGCTGCCCGATCGGGTGGCGGGACTCGTCGGTCCCGGCGCCCGAACCGGAGCCAAGGCCGAGGCGAGCTGA
- a CDS encoding DUF5318 family protein, with amino-acid sequence MSLHPQSLRGRRPSSGLSGDVDYRLARNAVVSELKRGRMSRLDVCDAQPELLRAARNVGTSTGEDCPICEEAKLVLVSFAFGPRLPASGRCLTTEQELAKLSQRASELVCYVVEVCPECSWNHLAKMFLVGGRYRG; translated from the coding sequence GTGAGCTTGCACCCCCAGTCGCTTCGGGGCCGCCGCCCGTCGTCCGGGCTCTCCGGCGACGTTGATTACCGCCTGGCCCGAAACGCCGTGGTGAGCGAGCTCAAGCGAGGGCGGATGTCCCGTCTCGACGTCTGTGACGCTCAGCCCGAGTTGCTGCGTGCCGCGCGCAACGTGGGCACGTCGACCGGGGAGGACTGCCCGATCTGCGAGGAGGCCAAGCTCGTGCTGGTCTCGTTCGCCTTTGGTCCCCGCCTCCCCGCCAGCGGGCGCTGTCTGACGACGGAGCAGGAGCTGGCCAAGCTGTCCCAGCGGGCCAGCGAGCTCGTCTGTTACGTGGTCGAAGTGTGCCCGGAGTGCTCGTGGAACCACCTGGCCAAGATGTTCCTCGTCGGGGGGCGCTACCGGGGCTGA